TTCCCGACCTACTCGGTCGGTGGGCTGATTCGTGGCTTGCTGGCGCATGGTCGGTGCCCGATCGGGACCATCACGCCCCGCTGAGCGGACTTCCGTCCGGCGGATCGGTAGTCTTGGCCGGCTATGGATCCCGAACTGCCTGAGCTTCACTTCGATGAGGCGCTGCCGATCAGCGCCCATGTCGAGGAGATCCGCAACGCCCTGATCGCCCACCAGGTGCTGATCGTGGCCGGCGAGACCGGCTCGGGCAAGACCACCCAACTGCCTAAGATCTGCCTGCTGGCCGGACGCCGCCAGATCGGCCACACCCAGCCCCGACGCCTGGCTGCCCGCAGCGTGGCCGCCCGGATGGCTGAGGAGCTGGGCGAGCCGCTGGGCCAGACGGTCGGCTTCCAGGTCCGGTTCTCCTCCCAGCGCAGCCGACAGACTCGGGTCAAGGTGATGACCGACGGCATCATGCTGGCCGAGATCTCCAAGGACCGGGAGCTGCGCCGCTACGACACGATCATCATCGACGAGGCCCACGAGCGCAGCCTGAACATCGACTTCCTACTCGGCTACCTCAAGCAGCTGCTGCCGCGGCGTCCCGATCTGAAGGTGATCATCACCTCGGCCACCATCGACACCCAGCGGTTCAGCGAGCACTTCGGCGGCGCACCGATCATCGAGGTGTCCGGACGCAGCTACCCGGTGGATCTGCGCTACCGGCCGGTGGCCGGAGCCGCCGATCAGCGCGACCGCGACCAGATCGACGCGATCTGTGACGCGGTTACCGAGCTGACCGCTCGGCTGGACGGCGACATCCTGGTCTTCTGCTCCGGGGAGCGGGAGATTCGCGATGCCGCCGACGCCATCAATGCCATGGACCTGCGGTTCACCGAAGTGGTGCCGTTGTACGCCCGGCTGTCGGCAGAGGAGCAGCATCGGGTCTTCGCGGCGCACACCGGACGCCGCATCGTGCTGGCCACCAATGTGGCCGAGACCTCGATCACGGTGCCCGGAATCCGGTTCGTGATCGACCCCGGCTTCGCCCGGATCTCCCGCTACTCGGCCCGGACCAAGGTGCAACGGTTGCCGATCGAGCCGATCTCGCAGGCCTCGGCCAACCAGCGGGCCGGCCGCTGCGGACGACTGGGGCCGGGCATCTGCATCCGGCTGTACAGCGAGGAGGACTTCGCGGCCCGTCCGGAGTTCACCCAGCCGGAGATCCTGCGGACGAACTTGGCCTCGGTCATCCTGCAGATGGCGGAGGCCGGACTCGGCGACGTGGAAGGCTTCCCGTTCGTCGAGCCCCCCGACGCCAGTCAGGTCCGCGACGGCGTCCGGCTACTCACCGAGCTGGGGGCGATCGCCGGACGTGACCGCGGCCACACCAAGACCGGAGTGCGACTGACCGCGATCGGGCGCAAGCTGGCCCGGCTTCCGGTCGACCCGCGACTGGGCCGGATGCTGATCGAAGCCGACCGGCTGGGCTGTCTGCGAGAGGTGCTGCCGATCGTGGCCGGGATCACGATTCCCGACGTTCGGGAGCGTCCACTGGACCAGGCCGCGACCGCAGATGCCCTGCATCGCCGCTTCTGGGCACCGCTGGGCGAGGGCGACCAGGCCAGCCCGGACGGCTCGGACGTGGCCGCGCTGCTCCGGCTGTGGCAGTACCTCAAGGCGCAACGCAAGGAGCTGTCCGGCAACGCCTTTCGGCGGATGTGCCGCGACGAGTATCTGAACTTCCTGCGGGTGCGGGAGTGGCAGGACCTGCACAGTCAGCTGCTGGAGGCCGGCAAGGAACTGGGCCTGCACCGCAACGATGCGCCGGCCGACCTGGATCGGGTGCACATCGCCATCCTGTCTGGCCTGGCCTCGCAGATCGGCCTGCTCGATCCGCTGAGCCTGGCCAAGCCGGAGCGGGGCCGGCGTCGGGGGCCGGCGGAGTACCTGGGCACCCGCGGGGCGCGGTTCGCGATCAACCCGGGATCCAGTGCGGCCCGCAGCAATCCCGAACTGGTGATGGCCGTCGAGCTGGTCGAGACCACGAGACTGTGGGCCCGAACCGTGGCACCGATCAAGGCCGAGTGGGTCGAGCAGGTGGCCGAGCACCTGATCAAGCGCAGCTACTCAGAGCCGCGCTGGTCGGCCAAGGGTGGGCAGTGCGTTGCCACCGAGCGGGTCACGCTGCTGGGCGTCCCGATCGTGGCCGGACGGACGGTCAGCTACGCGCGGATCGATCCGGTGGTGGCCCGCGAGGTCTTCATCCAGGCGGCCCTGGTCGAGGGCCAGTGGCGGACCCGGCATCACTTCTGGGCACGCAATCAGGCGGTCCGCGCCGAGGCCGAGGATCTGGCCGATCGGAACCGTCGTCGCGATCTGCTGGTCGACGACGCCACCATCGCCGCGTTCTACGCCGCTCGGGTCCCCGCCGACGTGGTCAGCGTCGCGCACTTCGATCGCTGGTGGTCCACGGCGCGGCGGCAGGATCCGCACCTGCTGGACCTGAGCGTGGACGATCTGGTCGACCCCGAGGTGGCCGTCGATCAGGGTGGCTTCCCGGACGTCTGGTCCACCGGTGACCTGGAACTCCCGATCGACTACGCCTTCGACCCGGGCAGCGGTCACGACGGTGTGACTGTCGAGGTGCCGCTGGCCAGGTTGGCCGGCCTCGACCCGGCCGAGTTCAGCTGGCAGGTGCCCGGGCTGCGCGCCCAGCTGGCCGCCGAGCTGCTGCGCGGCTTGCCCAAGCAGACCAGGACTCGGCTGGTGCCGGTGCCCGACACCGCAGCCCGCGCTCTGGCGTGGCTGGAGGATCAGCCCCGGGTCGCCGGCGAGCCGCTGTGGACCGCTCTGGGCCGAGCCGTGCAGGTGCTGGTCGGGGTGCAGGTGGCCGCCGGCGACTGGGCGCCGGACAAGGTGCCTGAGCATCTACAGGTCCGGTTCCGGATCCAGCAGCAGGGTGCGGCTCCGGTGGTGGGTCGTGATTTGGGGGAGCTGCAGCGCAGCCTGGCCCCGCGAGTGCAGCGCACGTTGAACGCTGCGGCCGCCCATGTGACTCACCCAGGTGCGACCCGCTGGGAGTTCGGCACGCTGCCGATCAGCGTCGAGGCCCCCGAACCGGTGCCGGTGGCATTGGTGGACCGGGTGGATCGGGTGGGGGTAGCGGTCTTCACCGATCTCGCGGAGGCGAGCCGGTCGCACCGGGCGGGGCTACGTCGGCTGATCGCCTTGACCACAGTGGACCCGACCAACTGGGTGGTCTCCCGGATGTCCAACCAGACCAAGCTGGCCTTGGCCACCTCGCCCTATCCGAGCGTGCCGACGCTGCTGGCCGATGCCCGGCTACGGGCGATCGGAGATCTGATGGATCGGGTCGGGGGACTGGCCGAGGTCCGCGATCAGGCTGGGCTGACTCGACTCACCGACGCGGTGCGCGGTGACGTGGCTGCGTTGATGGCGCAACTGGTCGACACCACGGCGACCGTGCTCACGCTGGCCGGGCAGGTGCGAGCGCAGTTGCCGCGGGCCGGTCAGGCCACGGCGACCGACGTGGCAGAGCAGTTGCGCGGGCTGGTCTTCGCCGGATTCATCGCGGCGACCTCGGCCAACGCCTGGCCACACCTGCCGCGGTACTTGCGGGGCGCGTTGCGCCGGCTGGAGACCGACGGCAGCAATCCGAAACGGGAGGCGGAGGCTGCGGCGGTCATCGCCGAACTGGAGGACGAGTATGGCCAGCTGTGCGACCGGATCACCGGGCCGCTCCCGGTCGAGGTGGCCGACCTGGGCTGGCTGCTGGAAGAGTTGCGAGTGAGCCTCTTTGCTCAGTCGCTGGGGACGTCCGTCCCGGTCTCGCCGAAGCGAGTGCGAGCCGCAGTGGCGGCTGCGGCTCGCAGTCTTGGAATCTAGGAGGGCTGCTTACACAACCCAGGCAGCTCGCCGGTCCCGCTCGGCGAGGAGCGGGACACGGCGGGTCCGCCGATCGTCACCGAGGAGGTGGTGGCGACCGAGGCTTCGGGGGGCATCTTCTTGACCGATGAGTTCGAGCTCAGCAATGAGGCGCTCGTAGTCGCGATCGGTCACACGTCGGCTCAACATGGGAAAATCATCTCGGGTTTTACTGTTCGGGACAAGCTGACTTTTCCGAACAATCGTTCGGCAATGCCTTATAATGTGGTCATGCTGGATTTGAACCGACTTCGCATCTTCCGTTCGGTGGTTGCCAGTGGCTCGGTGAACGACACCGCGCGGCTGCTGGGCTACACGCCATCCACCGTCAGTCAGCACCTGCACACCTTGGAGCGGGAGGTGGGTTTCCCGCTGGTGGAGCGGGTCGGACGCGGCATTCGTCCGACCGCAGCCGGCCACTCCCTGGCCGCAGCGAGCGCGCCGGTGCTGGAGGCCATGGCCGAGCTGGAAGCCCAGGCCCGCGACCTGCGGCACGGTGCTTCGACCCGACTGACCGTGCGCTCATTCGCCTCGGCGGCCTACACCTGGATGCCGGCCGTGGCCCGGACGCTCCGAGTGGAGTACCCGGAGATCGCCTTCGAGCTGTCGATCAACGAGGCCGACACCTCCGAGGCCGCCGGCCAGGCCGACATCGAGGTGCACACCGAGTTGCCGTCCGACCCGGTGGTGGTGCCTTCGGCCTATGCCCGGATCGAGCTGGCCACCGACGACTTCCTGGTGGCGCTCCCGCCCGACCATCCCAAGGCGGGCGCGGACACCATCGACCTGGCCGAGTTCGCCCAGGACGACTGGGTGCAGTACGACTTCCGTGATCCGATGGCGAACCGGCTCTACGAGCAGGCCTGTGCGCAGGCCGGCTTCACGCCGCGGTTGGCCGCACGAGCCCAGGACCACGTCACCGGGCTGGCCTTCGTTGCGGCCGGGGTCGGCATCGCCCTGGTGCCGCAGTTGGCACTGCGCTGGTCGGGCTTCGATGTGGCCTATGTGCGCCCGATCAACCCGACTCCGCAGCGTCGGATCGTGGCCCTGGTCCGAGACAGTGTGCGCAACAATGCCGCCGCCATGCGCGCGGTAGGCGTCCTGGCTGAACTGGGGCGCAAACTCCAGCGATGAGCCGGGTACAGTGGCGGAATGCTTGACCCACGGCAGCTGTACTCCTTGGACCCGGATCTGGCGGCGTCCTTGGGTGGCTCACGTCCGGCCCTCCTGCACCTGCTGGACGGGTACATCGACGCCGGCTCGGTGACCCACCAGGCCGCGGCGTATCTGCTCAGTGTCTGTGAGCACGAGGTGCTGGCCGAGTTCGATCACGATCAGCTTCACGACTATCGCTCGCGCCGGCCACAGCTGGTCTTCGACACCAACTCCTGGGTCTCGCTGACCGACTACTCGCTGGTCCTGCACCGACTGCTGGACGCCACCGGCAAGCCCTTCTTGCTGTTCACCGGCCCGGAGCCGGACACGCAGTGGAACCGGACGTGTGCGGCCGTGCTTGGTCTGGCCGAGCAGCTGCAGGTTTCCCGGCTGATCACCGTGTCCGGAGTGCCGATGGCGGTTCCGCACAGCCGTCCGACCCTGGTCACGGCACATGCCACCGACCCGGCCGTGGTCTCGGGCAACCCGATGTGGATCGACCGGGTGCAGCTTCCGGGCAGCTTCTCGCACGTCTTGGAGTACCGGGCCGGCCAGGCCGGTCTGCTGGCTCAGGGCTTCGTGGCCCACGTCCCGCACTACCTGGCGCAGGCCACCTTCCCGCAGGCCGTCCGGGCCGTGCTGGAGCGGGTCGCGGCTACCGCCGAGCTGACCATCGACTTCCAGCCGCTGGCCGAGCAGGCGGCAGCGAACCTGGCCACGATCGCAGCAGAGACCTCCGACGACGCCGAGTTCCCGGCCGTGGTCGCCGCTCTGGAAGAGCAGTACGACCGGCTGGCCGCCAATGGTGCCGCCTCGCTGCCCACGGCGGAGGAGATCGGTGCTGCCGTCGAGCAGTTCCTGGCCGAGCAGGATCCGCCCCCGGACTTCCGGAGATAGCCGGTGCCGGGCAGCGTCGCTGAGTTCATCAGCCTGCTCGAGCTGGAGCAGCTCTCCACCGACGAGTTCGTCGCGGTCGGAGCCGACCCGCAGTCAGGGATGTTGCAGCGGGTCTTCGGTGGCCAGGTGCTGGCTCAGGCGCTGACCGCCGGCTATCGGACCGTCGCCGATGATCGAGTCGCTCACTCGCTGGGCGCCTACTTCCTTCGGGCCGGAATCTTCGGCGTTCCGATCAGCTACCGGGTGGAGCGCACCCGGGACGGTGGCAGCTTCTCCACCCGGCGGGTGCTGGCCAGCCAGCAGGGCAAGCCGATCTTCTCGATGGTGGCCTCCTTCCACGTGGACGAGCCCGGGCTGGACCACTCCGATGTGATGCCACTGGACGTCCCCGCACCGGAGGACTGCCCGCCGCTGTCGGAGGTGCTCGGCGCCCGCGGCGGACGAGCTGCGGCGGCCTGGCAGAGCGAATGGGGAGTGATCGAGACCCGCTTCGCCTCGGACACCTCCAGCTTCGACCCCACAGCGCGCCGAGACGCCGAGATGAAGGTCTGGGTACGGGCCAGTAGTCCGCTGCCCGATGTCGGATGGTTGCACCAGGCGATGCTGGCGTACGCCAGCGACTTGACCCTGCTCGCGGTGAGCACGGTGCCGCATCCGGTGGAGTTCGCCGGCCCGAAGATGCAGGTGGCCTCGGTGAATCACTCGATGTGGTTCCACCGGCCGGCCCGCGCGGATGAGTGGCTGCTCTACGACCAGGTGTCGCCGTCGGCCTCGTCCGGGCTCGGCTTCAGCTTCGGGCGGATGTTCGCCGGTGGCGGGCTGGCCGCGTCCTGCGCCCAGGAGGGCCTGATCCGGCTGATCGACTAAACGGCGCCGGCCCCGGGCGAGCGCGGTGCCCGGGGCCGACGCCGTCGGCTTGGTGCTGCGGTCAGGCCGCTTCGGCCCCGCTGCGCAGCTTGTTGATCGCGTGCCGCTCGATCTGGCGGACCCGCTCGGCGGTGATTCCCCAGATCTCGGCGATGTCGGCGAGCTTGGCCTGACGGCCGTCCAGGAGCCCGTAGCGACGGCGGACGACATCAGCCGAGCGCTCGTCGAGAGTCTCCAGCATCGCCTCCAGCCGGGCCCGATCCTCGGCGTCCAACACGACTTCGTCGGGTCCGGGGGAGAGCTCACGGGCCAACAGATCACCCAGGGCGGTGTCGCCGTCCTCTTCGATCGGGGCGTCCAGGCTGACGTGGTCACGGGCCAGCCGGAGCAGATCGATGACCTGCTCCTCGGTGATCCCCAGCTCGGCGGCGATCTCGACC
The nucleotide sequence above comes from Propionicimonas paludicola. Encoded proteins:
- the hrpA gene encoding ATP-dependent RNA helicase HrpA, whose protein sequence is MDPELPELHFDEALPISAHVEEIRNALIAHQVLIVAGETGSGKTTQLPKICLLAGRRQIGHTQPRRLAARSVAARMAEELGEPLGQTVGFQVRFSSQRSRQTRVKVMTDGIMLAEISKDRELRRYDTIIIDEAHERSLNIDFLLGYLKQLLPRRPDLKVIITSATIDTQRFSEHFGGAPIIEVSGRSYPVDLRYRPVAGAADQRDRDQIDAICDAVTELTARLDGDILVFCSGEREIRDAADAINAMDLRFTEVVPLYARLSAEEQHRVFAAHTGRRIVLATNVAETSITVPGIRFVIDPGFARISRYSARTKVQRLPIEPISQASANQRAGRCGRLGPGICIRLYSEEDFAARPEFTQPEILRTNLASVILQMAEAGLGDVEGFPFVEPPDASQVRDGVRLLTELGAIAGRDRGHTKTGVRLTAIGRKLARLPVDPRLGRMLIEADRLGCLREVLPIVAGITIPDVRERPLDQAATADALHRRFWAPLGEGDQASPDGSDVAALLRLWQYLKAQRKELSGNAFRRMCRDEYLNFLRVREWQDLHSQLLEAGKELGLHRNDAPADLDRVHIAILSGLASQIGLLDPLSLAKPERGRRRGPAEYLGTRGARFAINPGSSAARSNPELVMAVELVETTRLWARTVAPIKAEWVEQVAEHLIKRSYSEPRWSAKGGQCVATERVTLLGVPIVAGRTVSYARIDPVVAREVFIQAALVEGQWRTRHHFWARNQAVRAEAEDLADRNRRRDLLVDDATIAAFYAARVPADVVSVAHFDRWWSTARRQDPHLLDLSVDDLVDPEVAVDQGGFPDVWSTGDLELPIDYAFDPGSGHDGVTVEVPLARLAGLDPAEFSWQVPGLRAQLAAELLRGLPKQTRTRLVPVPDTAARALAWLEDQPRVAGEPLWTALGRAVQVLVGVQVAAGDWAPDKVPEHLQVRFRIQQQGAAPVVGRDLGELQRSLAPRVQRTLNAAAAHVTHPGATRWEFGTLPISVEAPEPVPVALVDRVDRVGVAVFTDLAEASRSHRAGLRRLIALTTVDPTNWVVSRMSNQTKLALATSPYPSVPTLLADARLRAIGDLMDRVGGLAEVRDQAGLTRLTDAVRGDVAALMAQLVDTTATVLTLAGQVRAQLPRAGQATATDVAEQLRGLVFAGFIAATSANAWPHLPRYLRGALRRLETDGSNPKREAEAAAVIAELEDEYGQLCDRITGPLPVEVADLGWLLEELRVSLFAQSLGTSVPVSPKRVRAAVAAAARSLGI
- a CDS encoding LysR family transcriptional regulator, translated to MLDLNRLRIFRSVVASGSVNDTARLLGYTPSTVSQHLHTLEREVGFPLVERVGRGIRPTAAGHSLAAASAPVLEAMAELEAQARDLRHGASTRLTVRSFASAAYTWMPAVARTLRVEYPEIAFELSINEADTSEAAGQADIEVHTELPSDPVVVPSAYARIELATDDFLVALPPDHPKAGADTIDLAEFAQDDWVQYDFRDPMANRLYEQACAQAGFTPRLAARAQDHVTGLAFVAAGVGIALVPQLALRWSGFDVAYVRPINPTPQRRIVALVRDSVRNNAAAMRAVGVLAELGRKLQR
- a CDS encoding PAC2 family protein; protein product: MLDPRQLYSLDPDLAASLGGSRPALLHLLDGYIDAGSVTHQAAAYLLSVCEHEVLAEFDHDQLHDYRSRRPQLVFDTNSWVSLTDYSLVLHRLLDATGKPFLLFTGPEPDTQWNRTCAAVLGLAEQLQVSRLITVSGVPMAVPHSRPTLVTAHATDPAVVSGNPMWIDRVQLPGSFSHVLEYRAGQAGLLAQGFVAHVPHYLAQATFPQAVRAVLERVAATAELTIDFQPLAEQAAANLATIAAETSDDAEFPAVVAALEEQYDRLAANGAASLPTAEEIGAAVEQFLAEQDPPPDFRR
- a CDS encoding acyl-CoA thioesterase, whose product is MPGSVAEFISLLELEQLSTDEFVAVGADPQSGMLQRVFGGQVLAQALTAGYRTVADDRVAHSLGAYFLRAGIFGVPISYRVERTRDGGSFSTRRVLASQQGKPIFSMVASFHVDEPGLDHSDVMPLDVPAPEDCPPLSEVLGARGGRAAAAWQSEWGVIETRFASDTSSFDPTARRDAEMKVWVRASSPLPDVGWLHQAMLAYASDLTLLAVSTVPHPVEFAGPKMQVASVNHSMWFHRPARADEWLLYDQVSPSASSGLGFSFGRMFAGGGLAASCAQEGLIRLID